From the Lathyrus oleraceus cultivar Zhongwan6 chromosome 4, CAAS_Psat_ZW6_1.0, whole genome shotgun sequence genome, one window contains:
- the LOC127136209 gene encoding uncharacterized protein LOC127136209 translates to MEAEGYKKFNVDQPPPPPSTKQELESSTYNNILETDHSLIANNHNPITSSSSSSSQNPITSSSSPSSSSQNPFLVQSDATTNNITNNMDNNSSNTCVSNDSDGSRTIPSPTFELPNHEHNHTSITNNENSNLGLASHLSRESSDVGSISGGHHSASISSSQTLENGMNKGPEIQNPQVQVMERPNETNATSPYVFPSHVFARNSTNVPIEWSTASNESLFSIYMGNMSFSSELACFKSCELDKPGDAITCDQQPNASSASDQQPNASSASNQPPTPVNKFNDISQRTAELHEEGLKVTEAKAAETMREVIMENCRTMENKQDKKSSSKHHLDGSAKSYAFQTSKERDKSVSSKGAGEKQKKSEQNEKTKEDLQMNDKDLLWYSMVKYKVACCPTNL, encoded by the exons ATGGAAGCTGAAGGTTATAAAAAATTCAACGTTGATCAACCACCACCTCCTCCATCAACAAAACAAGAACTTGAAAGCAGCACATATAATAATATTCTGGAAACTGATCATTCTCTCATAGCAAACAACCACAACCCTattacatcatcatcatcatcgtcatccCAAAACCCTattacatcatcatcatcaccatcatcatcatccCAAAACCCTTTCTTAGTTCAGAGTGATGCAACCACTAACAATATTACAAATAACATGGATAACAATAGTTCAAACACATGTGTTTCTAATGACTCTGATGGGAGTAGAACTATACCTTCTCCAACTTTTGAGCTACCAAATCATGAACACAATCACACTTCTATAACAAATAATGAAAATTCAAATTTAGGGTTGGCCTCCCATTTATCTAGAGAATCAAGTGATGTAGGTTCTATATCAGGAGGACACCATTCAGCATCTATTTCATCTAGCCAAACCCTAGAAAATGGCATGAACAAAGGACCAGAGATACAAAACCCTCAAGTACAAGTGATGGAGCGTCCGAATGAAACCAACGCCACGTCCCCGTATGTTTTTccatctcatgtgtttgctaGAAACAGTACGAATGTGCCGATAGAATGGAGCACTGCATCTAATGAATCTTTGTTCAGTATTTACATGGGTAATATGAGTTTCTCTAGTGAATTGGCCTGCTTTAAATCTTGTGAACTGGATAAGCCAGGTGATGCAATCACGTGTGATCAACAACCTAATGCTTCTTCAGCATCTGATCAACAACCTAATGCTTCTTCAGCAAGTAATCAACCTCCAACGCCAGTGAACAAATTCAATGATATAAGCCAAAGAACTGCTGAATTGCATGAAGAAGGTTTGAAGGTAACAGAAGCAAAAGCTGCTGAGACGATGAGAGAAGTCATAATGGAAAATTGTCGAACCATGGAGAATAAGCAAGATAAAAAATCTAGTTCTAAACATCATTTAGATGGCAGCGCCAAATCCTATGCATTTCAAAC ATCAAAAGAGAGAGATAAGAGTGTTTCATCCAAGGGTGCTGGAGAAAAGCAAAAGAAGTCAgagcaaaatgaaaaaacaaaagaag ATTTACAGATGAATGACAAAGATTTGTTATGGTATTCTATGGTGAAATACAAAGTAGCATGTTGTCCTACAAATCTATGA